The genomic stretch CTGGAATTTATAGACGGGCGGCTGATGAAGGATGAACTGGCGGCGATCAACACCGACCAGGTGAGCTGGCCTTTTCTAAATATAGCCGCCAGGAAAAAGATATTGACGCTCCTGTTATCGGTGGCGGAGGTGGTGGCTCTGTTGCACCAGGAGGGCATTGTCCATCGGGACGTGACCCCCGGTAATTTTATCCTGTGTCCAGACCAAACCATCTGTTTGATAGATATTGAGCTGGCTTATTCCATTCCCTCCCAGGAACCAGCCGTGCCGTATAGAACGGGTACGGAAGGATTTCGGTCCGGCGAACAGCTGAAGAACATAACACCTACCCTGGCAGAAGATGTCTTTGCCTTGGGCGCGACGATTCTGTTTGCTGTGACGGGGTTTCACCCTACCAATTTTGATTATAAACAACCAGCTTCCTTTAGGGCCGCACTGACCCACATCATCCAGGATCAGTCCCTGGCGCAGTTGGTGGCCAGCTGTATGCACGTTGCGCCGGCCCGACGACCGGCTACCCGTGAGGTCATTACCGCCCTGCAGCATGTATACCATCAGCTGGAAGGACCTGTTGCGGTGCCCTTCACCCTCGGGCTGCAGCCCGCAGGCTGGACAAAGAACAGTATCCGGGAAGTGATCCAAAAGGCGATAGACGGACTGGCAGCTTCCCCCACCACGATAGTAAAGGAGCTGTGGTGTGCGCCACAGCAAATGGAAGTCAATCAAATGCAGCCAATGGTAGCACCCTCGGTACGGTTCTACGATGGGATCCTGGGGGTGATCCATGCCCTGGCAAGGGCAAAATCAGCAGGCTATGACCTGTCGGCAGTGATGCCCGCCATCTCAGCCGGTTGGCAATATGTAGTCACTGCGCTGGAAAATACGCTCCCTCGCACCCCCGTAGGATTGCTCAGGGGCGCCGCAGGCGTAGCCTATACCCTGGCAGCCTGTTTTAAAGCCAGGCTAATGGAACCAGACGATCACCTCCATACGCTGCTTACCCGTTGCCTGTCCCTGGACATAGCAGATCCTACACTCGGCCAGGGCCTGGCTGGTCAGGGGCTGGCACTCCTGGCGATAAAACCCTGGGTGGCCCCGGGATTTTACCAGGACCGGTTACAACAGATCACTGCGCAGGTCATCAATGGGCAAGTGGAACCCGGTGTATGGATGCAGGAAAACAAAGAGGATAAGATGATCCGCTATGACGGATGGTGGACGGGCAACGCGGGTATCATCGGCTTTTTATTGGAGTGCCCGCAAACCGAGCAGCCATCAGGTGTGGAGGCGATCTGCCAGGTAGCCATTGATCAGCTGTTAAAGAACACAGCCCCGCAACAGCAGCAAATGAAAGCGGTCGGCTTCGGGGAATGTTGGAGGATGGTGCAGTTTCGAGATGCCTATGTCGGCAGGGTCAAAGTGCTGGCGCTTGCCTACCAGCTGCTGAAAGATCAATACTACAAGCACATGCTATTGGAAGCCGTCTTGGCACTGCCCCCAGGATATATTGGCGAAAATTTTTCTTTGGAGAATGGTACACCAGGCATCCTGCAATTATTGATAGACGGCTACCAGATAGATCGGACGCCAGTGCTGGCTGCCAGTATTCGCTCACAGCTCAATTATTTAATGGCCCTGAGACGTACACAAAATGAACACGCATATTGGGGCCATCATAAGCACCTGATATACCCAGGTCTGTATAATGGTACGGCCGGGGTGATTACGACCTTATTAAATTACGAATTGACCCTTTAAAATGTCAACGTTAAGCCTCTATATTATAAACCTTTAAATGAACCTGTATGAGCCGATTATTATTGGGCATCACTGGCGCAATTGCTACCAGTTTTGCTGCGAATGCTGTAGTACCAGCATCCGTAAATGAAAAAAGGGATAGGACCACCGCTTCCGCCCTGTATGCCAGGCCGTCTGGAGGGGGGATTTGCATTCTGATTGTCAATATCTCCTGCGTGATCACTATTTGGCAAGTGGGGGTGTTTGGTGTGCAAGCCACTGTAACAAGCGGTAGCTCAACCTCCTATTTTATCTATGAAAACAATAGTTGTACGACGCCGGTGGTGTTTAATTGAGCTTCGCCGTCAGAAGGGGAATTACCCATATTTTGTGGGTTTCAGTTTCAAGTAATTATTTCCACTAACCTTTAAACTAAAAGATATGAAGAAGACTATTTTATGGCCCACTTCAGCCATATTAGTAGGAGCGCTTTCCGGCTTTGCCAGTGATTCGCTAAAAATTAATCGTAGCAATGCAGGGCCTGCAACGGGATTGTGGGCAAGAATAGGAACCGTTTGTACTTTAATTTGTGGTTGTCCGAATGGTACTGTATTAATGACGGGAGTCGCTGGAGCTCAAGCTTTCATTTCAAGTGGTATGTCAACCGTGTACCCTCTTTATGAAAACGCTGCCTGTACTATCCCAGTCGTATTTAATTAACCTGGAAATAGAAATATCACTTTTCAAATATTAGTTTTTGAAATCCGATATTATGCTTTGGGATGCCCATTTTTTGTGAGTTGTGATTTTATGTACCAATTCCACTAATCTAAAACTAAAAGATATGAGGAAGACTATTTTATGGCCCACTTCAGCCATATTAGTGGGAGCGCTTTCCGGCTTTGTTAGTGATTCACCAGTGCTAAAACGTAGTGGTAATCCTAATGCAACAGCACTATACGCAAGAGCCAGTGGTTTTTGTTTCCTTATCTGTAATTGCCCGAGTATAGTATATTTTACAACGGGTGGTATCGGAGTTCAAGCCACGATAACAAGCGACTCCGTCATTCCTACTGCTTACCCTCTTTGGGAAAATAATACTTGTACAGTTCCAGTCATGTTCCATTAGCATGCAAATATCGCTTGTCAAATGTTAGTTTTAGAAATTTGATATAATGCTTGGGAATACCCATCTTTTGTCGGTTCCAGGTAATTATTCCCATTAACCTAAACTAAAAGATATGAAGAAGATTATTTTATGGCCCACTTCAGCTTTATTAGTGGGAGCGCTTTCTGGCTTTGCCAGTGTTTCACCAGTGCTTAACAATAGCTACAAACCTCCTGCAGTAGCATTGTATGCACGATTAAACTTCGTGTGTGTGCTAATTTGTCCTTGCCCGAATGCGGCATTATTCATGACGGGTGTACCCGGCTTTCAAGCGACCATAACGAGCGGTACATTTCCTACTGTTTACCTTCTTTATGAAAACAATGTGTGTACTATTCCAGTCGTATTCAATTAACCAGGCAAAACCTTTTCATGAATAATAGTTGTTAGATTTTAGAATAATGATAACCAATGGCCGCAGGCAGGATTGTTTCAAAAGATGATTGAAAATACTTTTTTTCATCGTAGCTACATGGATAAAACTGGATACCCAACCAGGGCTTGGGGCTTAGGGGAATCCGAAAACCTATTAACAGAGTAGGAATATTTTTTATTACATTAAACCTTTTTTTATGAACAGAATTTTTGGAGCATGTGCGGTGGTAGCCATCGCAGGCACAGCGTCAGCATTTTCACCCGCCTACGCCCCGGCAACAGCATTGTATGCCAGGATAGGGACAGTTTGTACTTTATTGACTAATACTCCTAATGCGGCACTCTTTTTTACATCGGTCGCTGGTACCCAGGCTACCATCACAAGTAGTTCTGCTACCCCAGCAGTATATCTGATTTGGGAGAATAATGTTTGTAATGTTCCCGTAACATTTATCTAAATGTTGATAAAGCTTAGGATGTATAACATCCTAAGCTTTTCTGATTTCTAATATTGAGGGTTCTGCGTTAATAAGGAATTTGATTGTAGTTCACCAAGGGGGATGGGCAATATTTGCATATAACTGCGCCAGTTCGGTTTTAAGCCAGTGAGTTTTTCGTCCAACTTATTATTTCTTTTTAGATCAAAAAAGCGGTAGCCCCACTCGTAGAAAAACTCCCGTTGCCGTTCTGCTAACAGCACCCCGATACCTTGATCTACTGAAGTGATGGTGGTGTCTGCAAGGCCCGCTCGATGTCTGATCGTATTGATGTCCGCTGCTGCTCCCTCAAAATTATTTTGCCTGATCTTTGCCTCCGCGCGGTTCAAATATTGTTCGCTCAGTCGAAGCACAGTATAGAGTTCGGATTTAGGTCCATTGACTGCGTAATTATTGACGCCGATTCGATATTTCTTTGCATAATAATACATTTTACCTTCATATTGTGTGCTATCAATCCAGGTGATCCATCTTTTATCTTCTGCTGAAAATTGGTGTAGGAGGGTAGTGGTGAGGAAGGTATTGGGTATGGACTCCGGATATGGAATGGCGTTTGACGCTTCATATGTCATATTGAAGGGGTAGCGCGATGTTGTCATGTCAAATTGTAGGATAGCCTCTTTACTACCAGGCGAAAATACATTGGTTAGGTTATCTTCCAGTCCTAAATCAGGAATGTTATTTAGTAGCGCACTCGCTTGCTGAATACATTTGTCATAGTTTCCCGTAGTGAGGTATATCCTGGAGAGCAGCGCTGAAATGGCAAAGTGATTCACCCTGGTTCTTGTACCGCGTGTGCTCTTATAGTCCAATGGCATCATCGTTTGGGCCTTTTCCAGATCAGCAGATATCCAGCCGTATATATCATTCACCTTATTTCTGGCTCTTTGGATGTTGGATTCCCAGTCGATGTCGGTAATGTAAGGGACATCACTATAAAGACCGACAAGGTAATAGTAGAGCCAGGATCTCAGAAAGAGACATTCTGCCAGATACTTGTTTTTGAGATTTGTTGTCAGGCCAGTTGACCGATTGATCCCATCCACACAGGCATTGATATGATAAATGTGGGCGTAGATAAGCGCCCAAATACCGTTGAAATTCGATGTATTCGTTGAAG from Candidatus Pseudobacter hemicellulosilyticus encodes the following:
- a CDS encoding RagB/SusD family nutrient uptake outer membrane protein; protein product: MKNIIIAISIILIPIFSACEKMVEIPAPANSITTTEIFKDSTTGEYAMAGIYSKIYYPIQGENGFGTGFLTRVLSSYTDESAVIQGNAVTAYYNNTITSTNTSNFNGIWALIYAHIYHINACVDGINRSTGLTTNLKNKYLAECLFLRSWLYYYLVGLYSDVPYITDIDWESNIQRARNKVNDIYGWISADLEKAQTMMPLDYKSTRGTRTRVNHFAISALLSRIYLTTGNYDKCIQQASALLNNIPDLGLEDNLTNVFSPGSKEAILQFDMTTSRYPFNMTYEASNAIPYPESIPNTFLTTTLLHQFSAEDKRWITWIDSTQYEGKMYYYAKKYRIGVNNYAVNGPKSELYTVLRLSEQYLNRAEAKIRQNNFEGAAADINTIRHRAGLADTTITSVDQGIGVLLAERQREFFYEWGYRFFDLKRNNKLDEKLTGLKPNWRSYMQILPIPLGELQSNSLLTQNPQY
- a CDS encoding protein kinase yields the protein MGTIEGIQGWILHVSVIPAQMEALLTLLLPVLQQCRVTFKIVRNIEVLTKIQDGDMGGKKIGKSIKIYPGSIDLLQTFAAQLVTLTAAFRGPAALTDFYLGGSVYARFGAYNPIVQQDQYGQVYNCIQHPNGQLVEDVPHMPAAIPWEMEMPFGRLPGADPQAGIDAINQSLQITGVLKEAVRGSVFEGYYTTTQGEAPIHCVVKQGCHDVWVDEIGKDMTDRMLWQQKLHDLLQHKVKLPKVLGAFTLNRDRFLILEFIDGRLMKDELAAINTDQVSWPFLNIAARKKILTLLLSVAEVVALLHQEGIVHRDVTPGNFILCPDQTICLIDIELAYSIPSQEPAVPYRTGTEGFRSGEQLKNITPTLAEDVFALGATILFAVTGFHPTNFDYKQPASFRAALTHIIQDQSLAQLVASCMHVAPARRPATREVITALQHVYHQLEGPVAVPFTLGLQPAGWTKNSIREVIQKAIDGLAASPTTIVKELWCAPQQMEVNQMQPMVAPSVRFYDGILGVIHALARAKSAGYDLSAVMPAISAGWQYVVTALENTLPRTPVGLLRGAAGVAYTLAACFKARLMEPDDHLHTLLTRCLSLDIADPTLGQGLAGQGLALLAIKPWVAPGFYQDRLQQITAQVINGQVEPGVWMQENKEDKMIRYDGWWTGNAGIIGFLLECPQTEQPSGVEAICQVAIDQLLKNTAPQQQQMKAVGFGECWRMVQFRDAYVGRVKVLALAYQLLKDQYYKHMLLEAVLALPPGYIGENFSLENGTPGILQLLIDGYQIDRTPVLAASIRSQLNYLMALRRTQNEHAYWGHHKHLIYPGLYNGTAGVITTLLNYELTL